In Rhizophagus irregularis chromosome 12, complete sequence, a single window of DNA contains:
- a CDS encoding mitochondrial 54S ribosomal protein bL27m yields the protein MSSISLSNVSRSLRQVYYKKPIPISIKYKNEFLLQKQNEVNTIQQRWATKKAGGSSHNNRDSPGKRLGIKKSDGEYVKAGNIIVRQHGTKFHPGEHVKIGKDFTIQALQPGYVKFYTYPERPERRYIGIIFDPNDKLPRTPTDPRSRRFDLIDLITYNEKLKKSREYAMNLRQNDS from the exons ATGTCTTCTATATCTCTTTCTAACGTTTCCCGAAGTCTTCGacaagtttattataaaaaaccaATTCCGATTTcgatcaaatataaaaatgagtttttattgcaaaagcaaaatg AGGTAAATACGATACAACAACGGTGGGCTACAAAGAAAGCTGGAGGATCATCACATAACAACCGTGATTCGCCTGGTAAACGTTTAGGAATAAAGAAATCTGACG GCGAATATGTCAAAGCAGGAAATATCATTGTTCGACAACATGGTACAAAATTTCATCCTGGTGAACAT GTAAAAATAGGAAAAGATTTTACGATACAAGCATTACAACCAGGttacgtaaaattttatacgtATCCAGAAAGACCAGAAAGGAGATATATTGGAATCATATTTGATCCGAATGATAAATTACCAAGAACGCCTACTGATCCAAGATCACGTAGATTTGAtctaattgatttaataacttataatgaaaaattaaagaaatccCGTGAATATGCAATGAATCTTCGTCAAAATGATTCTTAA